In Macadamia integrifolia cultivar HAES 741 chromosome 12, SCU_Mint_v3, whole genome shotgun sequence, the following are encoded in one genomic region:
- the LOC122057285 gene encoding probable protein phosphatase 2C 35: MGCVQGKCCGRHSSSSDRDIGDFPESGPRSSNGVHVLGNYRHILTERSLEVAPVPSHNFHLEYSALTQRGYYPDHPDKENQDSFCIKTQVQGNPNLHFFGVYDGHGHFGTQCSYFVRDRLIEILSKDSALSEDPIKAFNSALLATNSELHMSEIDDSMSGTTAISVLVCGNTLFIANVGDSRAVIAVKSGNRVVAEDLSRDHTPFREDECERVKLCGARVLNVSQLEGDMDPEIQSWGDEESSGSDPPRVWLPNGMYPGTAFTRSLGDSTAEEIGVIAVPEVSVVQLTPNHLFFVIASDGVFEFLSSQAVVNMALRYTDPRDACAAIAGESYRLWLEHDTRTDDITIIIVHIKGLSNSGSGTTDETCGVNMKSTPLMTNLSGGSEMYRSVRSNFSEYNSCQLNFQTERSVVPSSTHSR; the protein is encoded by the exons atGGGTTGTGTCCAAGGGAAGTGCTGTGGCCGCCACTCATCTTCTAGCGATCGCGATATCGGAGATTTTCCTGAGTCAGGTCCACGCAGTAGCAACGGCGTCCATGTCCTCGGGAATTATCGACACATACTCACCGAGAGATCATTGGAGGTTGCTCCTGTGCCTTCACACAACTTCCATTTAGAGTATTCAGCCCTCACGCAACGAGGCTACTACCCAGACCACCCTGACAAAGAAAACCAAGATAGTTTCTGCATCAAAACCCAAGTCCAAGGTAACCCAAATCTCCATTTCTTTGGGGTCTACGATGGGCATGGCCACTTTGGTACCCAGTGTTCATACTTTGTTAGGGATAGGCTGATAGAGATCCTCTCTAAGGATTCAGCATTGTCGGAAGATCCCATCAAGGCATTTAATTCTGCATTACTAGCTACGAATTCTGAACTTCACATGAGTGAGATAGACGATTCAATGAGTGGTACCACTGCAATTTCGGTTCTTGTCTGTGGGAACACCCTTTTTATTGCAAATGTGGGTGATTCAAGGGCCGTAATTGCTGTTAAGAGTGGGAATCGTGTTGTGGCGGAGGACCTCTCTCGCGACCATACACCATTCAGGGAAGATGAATGTGAGAGGGTGAAGCTTTGTGGGGCTAGGGTTTTGAATGTATCTCAGTTGGAAGGTGACATGGATCCTGAAATTCAGAGCTGGGGGGATGAAGAGAGTAGTGGTTCTGATCCCCCAAGGGTTTGGTTGCCAAATGGGATGTACCCAGGAACTGCCTTTACAAGGAGCCTCGGTGATAGTACAGCCGAGGAGATTGGTGTCATTGCTGTTCCTGAGGTGTCAGTTGTTCAGCTCACACCTAATCATTTGTTCTTTGTAATTGCTAGTGATGGAGTTTTCGAGTTCCTCTCTAGCCAAGCGGTTGTGAATATG GCATTGAGGTACACAGATCCTCGAGATGCATGCGCTGCCATTGCTGGAGAATCTTACAGGCTATGGTTAGAACATGATACCAGAACTGACGACATCACAATCATCATCGTACATATCAAGGGCTTATCAAAT TCAGGTTCTGGCACTACTGATGAAACTTGTGGAGTTAATATGAAGTCCACTCCATTGATGACAAACTTGTCCGGGGGATCTGAAATGTACCGATCAGTGAGAAGCAATTTCTCAGAATATAACTCATGTCAGCTCAACTTTCAGACAGAGCGGAGTGTTGTTCCATCTTCAACACATTCCAG
- the LOC122057438 gene encoding uncharacterized protein LOC122057438 isoform X2, with protein sequence MAGFLSPIGLRMVLLLVGVCLVCYIVGPPLYWNLMGDFAASRTSCAQCICDCPLEPISSIPTDCGKHDPDMSEEMEKDIIDLLSEELNLLRNVSYDNMEHTKASIREARKTSSQYQKEAEKCNTGMETCEEAREKAEAAFIAERKLSELWEKRAHERGWKDQRRSYL encoded by the exons ATGGCTGGTTTTTTAAGCCCTATTGGTCTGAGAATGGTTTTGCTTCTGGTGGGTGTTTGTCTGGTTTGTTACATCGTGGGACCTCCATTGTATTGGAACTTGATGGGGGATTTTGCTGCTTCTCGAACTTCATGTGCTCAATGCATCTGTGACTGCCCCTTGGAGCCCATCTCCTCTATACCAACTG ACTGTGGTAAACATGATCCTGACATGAGTGAAGAAATGGAGAAGGACATCATAGATTTACTATCAGAGGAATTAAATTTACTGAGAAATGTGTCTTATGATAACATGGAACACACCAAGGCATCCATACGAGAAGCAAGGAAGACATCTTCTCAATACCAAAAGGAAGCAGAAAAGTGCAATACAGGTATGGAAACATGTGAAGAAGCGAGAGAGAAGGCTGAAGCAGCATTCATAGCTGAGCGTAAGCTATCAGAATTATGGGAGAAACGAGCCCATGAACGTGGGTGGAAGGATCAGAGAAGATCATACTTGTaa
- the LOC122057438 gene encoding uncharacterized protein LOC122057438 isoform X1, whose translation MAGFLSPIGLRMVLLLVGVCLVCYIVGPPLYWNLMGDFAASRTSCAQCICDCPLEPISSIPTGILNYSLADCGKHDPDMSEEMEKDIIDLLSEELNLLRNVSYDNMEHTKASIREARKTSSQYQKEAEKCNTGMETCEEAREKAEAAFIAERKLSELWEKRAHERGWKDQRRSYL comes from the exons ATGGCTGGTTTTTTAAGCCCTATTGGTCTGAGAATGGTTTTGCTTCTGGTGGGTGTTTGTCTGGTTTGTTACATCGTGGGACCTCCATTGTATTGGAACTTGATGGGGGATTTTGCTGCTTCTCGAACTTCATGTGCTCAATGCATCTGTGACTGCCCCTTGGAGCCCATCTCCTCTATACCAACTG GGATTTTGAATTACTCATTAGCAG ACTGTGGTAAACATGATCCTGACATGAGTGAAGAAATGGAGAAGGACATCATAGATTTACTATCAGAGGAATTAAATTTACTGAGAAATGTGTCTTATGATAACATGGAACACACCAAGGCATCCATACGAGAAGCAAGGAAGACATCTTCTCAATACCAAAAGGAAGCAGAAAAGTGCAATACAGGTATGGAAACATGTGAAGAAGCGAGAGAGAAGGCTGAAGCAGCATTCATAGCTGAGCGTAAGCTATCAGAATTATGGGAGAAACGAGCCCATGAACGTGGGTGGAAGGATCAGAGAAGATCATACTTGTaa
- the LOC122056991 gene encoding auxin-binding protein T85 isoform X2, whose amino-acid sequence MSGLSILFLVSLLFSNVIEASIFSANGVPIVRNISELPQSNYGRGGLSHVTVAGSLLHGFKEVEVWLQTFAPGSVTSIHRHSCEEVFIVLKGSGTLYLAASSHEKYPGKPQEYHIFPNSTFHIPVNDAHQIQNANEAEDLQVLVVISRPPVKVFIYEDWFMPHVAAKLKFPYHWDEDIFQSPKDEL is encoded by the exons ATGAGCGGACTGTCCATTCTTTTTCtcgtttctcttcttttctccaatGTCATCGAAGCTTCAATCTTCTCCGCCAATG GAGTACCTATTGTGAGGAACATCAGTGAACTTCCACAGAGTAACTATGGGAGGGGAGGTTTATCTCATGTTACAGTTGCTGGCTCACTTTTGCATGGCTTCAAAGAG GTTGAGGTATGGTTGCAAACATTTGCTCCAGGATCAGTAACATCAATTCATAGGCACTCATGTGAAGAAGTGTTTATTGTTTTAAAGGGGAGTGGCACTCTCTATCTTGCCGCAAGTTCACATGAGAAGTATCCTGGAAAGCCACAAGAATATCACATCTTTCCAAATAGCACATTTCATATACCTGTGAATGATGCTCATCAG ATCCAGAACGCAAATGAAGCTGAGGACTTGCAGGTGCTAGTTGTTATATCTCGTCCACCAGTCAAAGT GTTCATATACGAGGACTGGTTCATGCCCCATGTTGCAGCCAAATTGAAATTCCCCTACCACTGGGATGAAGATATCTTCCAATCACCCAAAGATGAGTTGTAG
- the LOC122056991 gene encoding auxin-binding protein T85 isoform X1 translates to MSGLSILFLVSLLFSNVIEASIFSANGGVPIVRNISELPQSNYGRGGLSHVTVAGSLLHGFKEVEVWLQTFAPGSVTSIHRHSCEEVFIVLKGSGTLYLAASSHEKYPGKPQEYHIFPNSTFHIPVNDAHQIQNANEAEDLQVLVVISRPPVKVFIYEDWFMPHVAAKLKFPYHWDEDIFQSPKDEL, encoded by the exons ATGAGCGGACTGTCCATTCTTTTTCtcgtttctcttcttttctccaatGTCATCGAAGCTTCAATCTTCTCCGCCAATGGTG GAGTACCTATTGTGAGGAACATCAGTGAACTTCCACAGAGTAACTATGGGAGGGGAGGTTTATCTCATGTTACAGTTGCTGGCTCACTTTTGCATGGCTTCAAAGAG GTTGAGGTATGGTTGCAAACATTTGCTCCAGGATCAGTAACATCAATTCATAGGCACTCATGTGAAGAAGTGTTTATTGTTTTAAAGGGGAGTGGCACTCTCTATCTTGCCGCAAGTTCACATGAGAAGTATCCTGGAAAGCCACAAGAATATCACATCTTTCCAAATAGCACATTTCATATACCTGTGAATGATGCTCATCAG ATCCAGAACGCAAATGAAGCTGAGGACTTGCAGGTGCTAGTTGTTATATCTCGTCCACCAGTCAAAGT GTTCATATACGAGGACTGGTTCATGCCCCATGTTGCAGCCAAATTGAAATTCCCCTACCACTGGGATGAAGATATCTTCCAATCACCCAAAGATGAGTTGTAG
- the LOC122056991 gene encoding auxin-binding protein T92 isoform X3, whose protein sequence is MSGLSILFLVSLLFSNVIEASIFSANGGVPIVRNISELPQSNYGRGGLSHVTVAGSLLHGFKEVEVWLQTFAPGSVTSIHRHSCEEVFIVLKGSGTLYLAASSHEKYPGKPQEYHIFPNSTFHIPVNDAHQGIHLIQQSAAQRDLTSTFPRSTLSKGWPAQVQDQPHCLAFI, encoded by the exons ATGAGCGGACTGTCCATTCTTTTTCtcgtttctcttcttttctccaatGTCATCGAAGCTTCAATCTTCTCCGCCAATGGTG GAGTACCTATTGTGAGGAACATCAGTGAACTTCCACAGAGTAACTATGGGAGGGGAGGTTTATCTCATGTTACAGTTGCTGGCTCACTTTTGCATGGCTTCAAAGAG GTTGAGGTATGGTTGCAAACATTTGCTCCAGGATCAGTAACATCAATTCATAGGCACTCATGTGAAGAAGTGTTTATTGTTTTAAAGGGGAGTGGCACTCTCTATCTTGCCGCAAGTTCACATGAGAAGTATCCTGGAAAGCCACAAGAATATCACATCTTTCCAAATAGCACATTTCATATACCTGTGAATGATGCTCATCAG GGCATCCATCTGATCCAGCAATCAGCCGCTCAAAGAGATCTGACCAGTACTTTTCCAAGAAGTACACTCTCGAAAGGCTGGCCAGCCCAAGTCCAAGATCAGCCCCATTGCCTAGCCTTCATATAA
- the LOC122058187 gene encoding L10-interacting MYB domain-containing protein-like isoform X1, translated as MDESDELKDRKNMHWSPAMDRCMIETLLQQVQEGKKCPNGFKPTAYAAAVNALNQQFSSRLSRQHIINRLKTMKNTHRKVLELIGRSGIGWNDQTKMLDVSEEHWKEFILKNPDMDKKLNKKRFELFDKMCEVFGGDHATGEWARSRKRSRGSSEERVPMDNLRGSSEERVPVDSLRGSSEERVPVDNLTGSSEERVPVDSLRGSFEERVPVDNLRGSSEERVPVDSLRGCSEERVPLDNLRGSSEERVPVDSLRGSSEERIPVDNLRGSSEERVPVDNLNSPSDTEEDTQGIGRGSKLALSSMTTSQPKNVGVSSRAASSDQQTNEKKRKRVGRVYAKEIKNLGKNVGRMAQAFERAALSFERTAASVERTANSVVDPSVVLASVQEVEGLSEEEIIVAYDCLCENERKAKAFLALPPRMRLGYLKRYVENI; from the exons ATGGATGAATCTGACGAGCTAAAGGATAGGAAGAACATGCATTGGTCACCTGCTATGGACCGGtgtatgattgaaacattacttCAACAAGTTCAAGAGGGGAAGAAATGCCCAAATGGGTTTAAACCCACTGCATACGCCGCGGCTGTGAATGCATTAAACCAACAATTCTCTTCCCGTCTTTCACGGCAACACATCATCAATCGCCTCAAAACTATGAAGAACACCCACAGAAAAGTGTTAGAGTTGATTGGTCGAAGTGGAATTGGATGGAATGATCAAACCAAAATGTTAGATGTTAGTGAAGAGCATTGGAAAGAATTTATACTG AAAAATCCAGACATGGACAAGAAGCTTAACAAGAAGAGGTTTGAGTTGTTTGACAAGATGTGTGAGGTATTTGGAGGAGATCATGCAACTGGAGAGTGGGCAAGATCGCGGAAACGCTCAAGGGGTAGTTCTGAGGAGAGAGTACCTATGGACAATCTAAGGGGTAGTTCTGAGGAGAGAGTACCTGTGGACAGTCTAAGGGGTAGTTCTGAGGAGAGAGTACCTGTGGACAATCTAACAGGTAGTTCTGAGGAGAGAGTACCTGTGGACAGCCTAAGGGGTAGTTTTGAGGAGAGAGTCCCTGTGGACAATCTAAGGGGTAGTTCTGAGGAGAGAGTACCTGTGGACAGTCTAAGGGGTTGTTCTGAGGAGAGAGTACCTCTGGACAATCTAAGGGGTAGTTCTGAGGAGAGAGTACCTGTGGACAGTCTAAGGGGTAGTTCTGAGGAGAGAATACCTGTGGACAATCTAAGGGGTAGTTCTGAGGAGAGAGTACCTGTGGACAATCTCAATTCACCTTCGGACACTGAGGAAGACACTCAAGGGATTGGGAGAGGGTCAAAACTTGCATTGAGTTCCATGACAACTTCTCAACCAAAAAATGTGGGAGTGAGTTCAAGAGCAGCATCATCTGATCAACAAacaaatgagaagaaaaggaagagggttGGACGTGTATAtgctaaagaaattaaaaatttggggaaaaatgtTGGACGGATGGCTCAAGCATTCGAGCGTGCTGCACTTTCATTTGAGCGCACTGCTGCTTCAGTGGAGCGCACTGCTAATTCAGTTGTGGATCCATCAGTTGTATTAGCTTCTGTTCAGGAGGTGGAGGGTTTATCTGAGGAAGAAATAATTGTGGCATATGACTGTCTCTGTGAAAACGAGAGGAAGGCTAAGGCATTTCTTGCTCTACCTCCTAGGATGAGATTGGGATATCTGAAGCGTTATGTAGAAAATATTTAA
- the LOC122058187 gene encoding protein ALP1-like isoform X2 has product MSLQQNTIEWMMASALASTTAITVELTTIGPHLEKHSENEPPRNSYLKVRNCRNNETVAQSCKDMLRMTDDCFHRFVHIFRGTSRLNDTIHCKVEEQIAMFLHILGHNERNRSIVHTYERSGETVSRYFRLVLDVLLDMQDDFIRPPKNETPSYIASNNKWMPYFKDCIGAIDGTHIPVSIAPTFESRFKGPNQWPSQNVLAACDFDLQFTFVLSGWEGSASDSRVLASAISMEHGIVCHAGRYYLADAGFPLLKHFITPYRGLRYHLNDVRDRLPNLPKELFNHRHSLLRNVIERACGVLKKRFGILCSKPGYSYERQIDIVLACCMVHNHIRRVMPDDSLLGDVDTDLSRETPEVYDLVEVPSSSAEEGHEGSRIRNEITNLLWNDNQFQQCHG; this is encoded by the exons ATGAGTCTTCAACAGAACACTATTGAATGGATGATGGCAAGCGCATTGGCATCTACAACGGCTATTACTGTGGAACTTACTACCATAGGCCCTCATCTTGAGAAACACTCTGAAAATGAACCCCCTAGGAATTCGTATTTGAAAGTCAGAAATTGTAGGAATAATGAGACAGTAGCCCAAAGTTGTAAAGACATGCTTCGAATGACTGATGATTGCTTTCATCGGTTCGTTCATATTTTTAGAGGAACTAGTAGATTAAATGATACTATTCATTGCAAGGTAGAGGAACAAATAGCTATGTTCTTACACATATTGGGACACAATGAGAGAAACCGATCCATTGTACACACCTATGAGCGATCTGGTGAGACTGTAAGTCGGTATTTTCGATTAGTGCTCGATGTACTCCTTGACATGCAGGATGATTTTATTCGTCCACCAAAGAATGAAACACCAAGCTATATTGCAAGCAACAACAAATGGATGCCTTACTTTAAG GATTGTATTGGGGCTATTGATGGAACTCATATCCCAGTATCAATTGCACCCACATTTGAGAGTAGGTTTAAGGGACCAAATCAATGGCCATCGCAAAATGTATTGGCAGCATGTGATTTTGATTTGCAATTCACATTTGTACTATCTGGATGGGAGGGTTCTGCTTCAGATTCCAGAGTATTAGCATCGGCTATTTCTATGGAACATGGGATTGTTTGCCATGCAG GGAGATATTATCTTGCAGATGCTGGTTTTCCTCTCCTTAAGCATTTCATTACTCCTTATCGTGGGTTACGATACCATCTAAATGATGTTAGAGATCGTTTGCCTAATTTACCAAAAGAGCTATTCAATCATAGGCACTCATTGTTACGGAATGTCATCGAACGGGCATGTGGTGTTCTGAAGAAGCGTTTTGGCATATTATGTTCAAAGCCGGGATACTCATATGAAAGGCAGATTGACATTGTTCTAGCTTGTTGTATGGTGCATAATCACATTAGGAGAGTGATGCCAGATGATAGTCTATTAGGGGACGTGGATACTGATTTGAGTAGGGAAACTCCTGAAGTTTATGATCTTGTTGAAGTCCCATCTAGCAGTGCAGAAGAGGGTCATGAGGGTAGTAGGATAAGAAATGAAATTACAAACCTCTTGTGGAATGACAACCAATTTCAACAGTGTCatggatag